In the Oryza glaberrima chromosome 6, OglaRS2, whole genome shotgun sequence genome, one interval contains:
- the LOC127776737 gene encoding auxin-responsive protein IAA21: MAPPQERDYIGLSPAAAAALATELRLGLPGTAEEAESEGGGGGGADAAPLTLELLPKGGAKRGFADAIVGGPAGQRREAAGGKAAAAAAEAEEEEEKKKAQAPAAKAQVVGWPPIRSYRKNTMAMSQPALKGKDDGEAKQAPASGCLYVKVSMDGAPYLRKVDLKMYKNYKELSLALEKMFSCFTVGHGESNGKSGRDGLSDCRLMDLKNGTELVLTYEDKDEDWMLVGDVPWRMFTDSCRRLRIMKGSDAVGLAPRATDKSKNRN, encoded by the exons ATGGCGCCGCCACAGGAGCGGGACTACATCGggctgtcgccggcggcggcggcggcgctggcaaCGGAGCTGCGCCTTGGGCTGCCGGGGACTGCGGAGGAGGCTGAGTcggagggcggcggaggaggaggggcggatGCGGCTCCGCTGACGCTCGAGCTGCTGCCCAAGGGCGGGGCCAAGCGCGGGTTCGCGGACGCCATCGTTGGGGGTCCCGCCGGccagcggcgggaggcggccgggggcaaggcggcggcggcggcggcggaggccgaggaggaggaggagaagaagaaggcgcaggcgccggcggcgaa GGCACAGGTGGTAGGATGGCCACCAATCCGCAGCTACAGGAAGAACACCATGGCGATGAGCCAGCCTGCTCTGAAAGGCAAAGACGACGGTGAGGCGAAGCAGGCTCCGGCATCCGGTTGCCTCTATGTCAAGGTGAGCATGGATGGTGCTCCTTACCTCAGGAAGGTGGACCTCAAGATGTACAAGAACTACAAGGAGCTCTCTTTGGCTCTGGAGAAGATGTTCAGCTGCTTTACCGTCG GTCATGGTGAATCAAATGGGAAGTCAGGGAGAGATGGATTATCTGATTGCCGCCTGATGGATCTTAAAAATGGAACAGAACTTGTGCTCACTTATGAGGACAAGGATGAAGATTGGATGCTTGTTGGTGATGTTCCGTGGCG AATGTTCACAGACAGCTGTAGGAGGCTGAGGATTATGAAGGGGTCAGATGCAGTGGGCCTTG CTCCAAGAGCCACTGACAAGAGCAAAAATCGGAACTGA